A window of the Vigna angularis cultivar LongXiaoDou No.4 chromosome 3, ASM1680809v1, whole genome shotgun sequence genome harbors these coding sequences:
- the LOC108326414 gene encoding protein FAR-RED IMPAIRED RESPONSE 1 isoform X3: protein MGDALNEVQHRGGVPASSPKRDIALFEGDKDFEPHNGIEFESHEAAYLFYQEYAKSMGFTTSIKNSRRSKKTKEFIDAKFACSRYGVTPEFDSGSSRRPSVKKTDCKACMHVKRKPDGKWIIHEFIKEHNHELLPALAYHFRIHRNVKLAEKNNIDILNAVSERTRKMYVEMSRQSGGCQNIGSFVSDINYQFDRGQYLALEEGDAQIMLEYFKHVQKESPNFFYSIDLSEEQRLRNLFWIDAKSINDYLSFNDVVSFDTTYIKSNDKLPFAPFVGVNHHSQPILLGCALVADESKPTFVWLMKTWLRAMGGQAPKVIITDQDKALKAAIEEVFPNVRHCFSLCHILERIPENLSFVIKQHNNFLQKFNKCIFKSTEDQFDMRWWKMVSIYELQDDVWFQSLYEDRKKWVPTYMGDTFLAGMSTPQRSESTSSFFDKYIHKKITLKEFVKQYGIILQNRYDEEAIADFESLHKQPALKSPSPWEKQMSTIYTHAIFKKFQVEVLGVAGCQSRIDVGDGTLAKFIVQDYEKDEEFLVTWNEMSSEVSCFCRLFEYKGFLCRHALSVLQRCGCSSVPSHYILKRWTKDAKIKESVADRTRRIQTRVQRYNDLCKRAIDLSEEGSLSEENYNVVFRALVDALKNCVLVNNCNNNGAETSNNAYGLRETEENQGPLALKPNKKRNAARKRKAQLEQDVILVNAQDSLQQMDNLSSDAMTLNGYYGTQQNVQGLQVQLNLMEPPHDGYYVNQQGMQGLGGQLEFRPSTTFGYSLQDEPDPQFHGNSSRNT, encoded by the exons ATGGGTGATGCACTAAATGAAGTGCAGCACAGGGGTGGTGTACCCGCTTCTTCTCCCAAGAGGGACATTGCATTGTTTGAAGGAGACAAGGATTTTGAGCCGCACAATGGCATTGAATTTGAATCCCATGAAGCagcatatttattttatcaggAATATGCCAAATCTATGGGATTCACTACTTCAATAAAAAACAGCAGACGTtcgaagaaaacaaaagaatttaTTGATGCCAAATTTGCATGCTCTAGGTATGGAGTTACGCCTGAGTTTGACAGTGGCAGCAGTCGAAGACCAAGTGTAAAGAAAACAGATTGCAAAGCTTGCATGCACGTGAAGAGAAAGCCAGATGGAAAATGGATCATTCACGAATTTATAAAGGAACATAATCATGAACTTTTACCAGCTTTGGCATATCATTTTCGGATTCATAGAAATGTGAAATTAGCTGAAAAGAATAATATTGATATCTTGAATGCTGTTAGTGAACGCACCAGAAAGATGTATGTTGAAATGTCAAGGCAATCTGGAGGCTGTCAAAACATCGGGTCTTTTGTGAGTGATATAAACTATCAGTTTGACAGAGGCCAGTATCTGGCTTTGGAAGAGGGAGATGCCCAAATTATGCTTGAGTATTTTAAGCATGTGCAAAAGGAGAGTCCCAACTTCTTCTATTCTATAGATTTAAGTGAAGAACAGCGGTTAAGAAATCTATTTTGGATTGATGCAAAAAGTATCAATGATTATCTTAGCTTTAATGATGTAGTTTCATTTGATACCACTTACATAAAAAGCAATGACAAGTTGCCGTTTGCACCTTTTGTTGGAGTGAATCATCACTCTCAGCCTATTTTGCTTGGATGTGCATTGGTTGCTGATGAGAGTAAACCAACATTTGTTTGGTTAATGAAGACATGGCTTAGAGCTATGGGTGGGCAAGCTCCCAAGGTTATAATCACTGATCAAGACAAAGCCTTGAAGGCAGCAATTGAAGAAGTCTTTCCGAATGTACGTCATTGTTTTTCTCTTTGCCACATACTAGAGAGGATACCAGAAAATCTCTCTTTTGTGATCAAACAACACAACAACttcttacaaaaatttaataagtgcATTTTTAAATCGACAGAGGACCAGTTTGACATGAGATGGTGGAAAATGGTCAGCATATATGAACTCCAAGATGATGTTTGGTTTCAGTCATTGTATGAGGACCGGAAAAAGTGGGTGCCGACTTACATGGGGGATACCTTTTTAGCTGGAATGTCTACACCTCAGCGCTCTGAAAGTACGAGCTCTTTCTTTGACAAATATATTCATAAGAAAATTACCCTCAAGGAGTTTGTAAAACAGTATGGGATAATTCTGCAGAATAGgtatgatgaagaagccattgcGGATTTTGAATCATTGCACAAGCAGCCAGCACTTAAATCTCCTTCACCTTGGGAAAAGCAAATGTCAACAATTTATACGCATgcaatatttaagaaatttcaAGTTGAAGTTCTGGGTGTAGCTGGTTGTCAATCTAGGATAGATGTTGGAGATGGAACTCTTGCAAAGTTCATAGTTCAAGATTATGAGAAGGATGAAGAGTTTTTGGTAACTTGGAATGAAATGAGCTCAGAGGTCTCTTGCTTTTGTCGATTGTTTGAATATAAAGGTTTCCTCTGCAGGCATGCTTTGAGTGTTCTGCAACGTTGTGGTTGTTCAAGTGTTCCATCTCATTATATCTTGAAGAGGTGGACGAAAGATGCCAAAATTAAGGAATCAGTGGCTGATAGGACAAGAAGGATACAAACTAGGGTGCAGCGTTATAATGACTTGTGTAAACGAGCCATCGATTTAAGTGAAGAAGGATCATTATCTGAAGAGAATTACAATGTTGTTTTTCGTGCACTTGTTGACGCCTTGAAGAACTGTGTATTGGTGAATAATTGTAACAACAACGGTGCAGAAACTAGCAACAATGCCTATGGCCTTCGTGAAACAGAAGAAAATCAGGGTCCTCTTGCTTTGAAACCAAATAAAAAGAGGAACGCAGCTAGGAAAAGAAAG GCACAATTAGAGCAGGATGTTATACTTGTTAATGCTCAAGATAGCCTGCAGCAAATG GATAATCTCAGCTCGGATGCAATGACCCTTAATGGATATTATGGTACCCAGCAGAATGTGCAAGGACTG CAGGTACAATTGAACTTAATGGAGCCGCCTCATGATGGCTACTATGTTAATCAACAGGGCATGCAAGGCCTG GGAGGGCAATTGGAATTTCGTCCATCAACTACTTTTGGATATAGCCTTCAG GATGAACCTGATCCCCAGTTTCATGGCAACAGTTCAAGAAATACTtag
- the LOC108326414 gene encoding protein FAR-RED IMPAIRED RESPONSE 1 isoform X4 — translation MGDALNEVQHRGGVPASSPKRDIALFEGDKDFEPHNGIEFESHEAAYLFYQEYAKSMGFTTSIKNSRRSKKTKEFIDAKFACSRYGVTPEFDSGSSRRPSVKKTDCKACMHVKRKPDGKWIIHEFIKEHNHELLPALAYHFRIHRNVKLAEKNNIDILNAVSERTRKMYVEMSRQSGGCQNIGSFVSDINYQFDRGQYLALEEGDAQIMLEYFKHVQKESPNFFYSIDLSEEQRLRNLFWIDAKSINDYLSFNDVVSFDTTYIKSNDKLPFAPFVGVNHHSQPILLGCALVADESKPTFVWLMKTWLRAMGGQAPKVIITDQDKALKAAIEEVFPNVRHCFSLCHILERIPENLSFVIKQHNNFLQKFNKCIFKSTEDQFDMRWWKMVSIYELQDDVWFQSLYEDRKKWVPTYMGDTFLAGMSTPQRSESTSSFFDKYIHKKITLKEFVKQYGIILQNRYDEEAIADFESLHKQPALKSPSPWEKQMSTIYTHAIFKKFQVEVLGVAGCQSRIDVGDGTLAKFIVQDYEKDEEFLVTWNEMSSEVSCFCRLFEYKGFLCRHALSVLQRCGCSSVPSHYILKRWTKDAKIKESVADRTRRIQTRVQRYNDLCKRAIDLSEEGSLSEENYNVVFRALVDALKNCVLVNNCNNNGAETSNNAYGLRETEENQGPLALKPNKKRNAARKRKAQLEQDVILVNAQDSLQQMDNLSSDAMTLNGYYGTQQNVQGLVQLNLMEPPHDGYYVNQQGMQGLGGQLEFRPSTTFGYSLQDEPDPQFHGNSSRNT, via the exons ATGGGTGATGCACTAAATGAAGTGCAGCACAGGGGTGGTGTACCCGCTTCTTCTCCCAAGAGGGACATTGCATTGTTTGAAGGAGACAAGGATTTTGAGCCGCACAATGGCATTGAATTTGAATCCCATGAAGCagcatatttattttatcaggAATATGCCAAATCTATGGGATTCACTACTTCAATAAAAAACAGCAGACGTtcgaagaaaacaaaagaatttaTTGATGCCAAATTTGCATGCTCTAGGTATGGAGTTACGCCTGAGTTTGACAGTGGCAGCAGTCGAAGACCAAGTGTAAAGAAAACAGATTGCAAAGCTTGCATGCACGTGAAGAGAAAGCCAGATGGAAAATGGATCATTCACGAATTTATAAAGGAACATAATCATGAACTTTTACCAGCTTTGGCATATCATTTTCGGATTCATAGAAATGTGAAATTAGCTGAAAAGAATAATATTGATATCTTGAATGCTGTTAGTGAACGCACCAGAAAGATGTATGTTGAAATGTCAAGGCAATCTGGAGGCTGTCAAAACATCGGGTCTTTTGTGAGTGATATAAACTATCAGTTTGACAGAGGCCAGTATCTGGCTTTGGAAGAGGGAGATGCCCAAATTATGCTTGAGTATTTTAAGCATGTGCAAAAGGAGAGTCCCAACTTCTTCTATTCTATAGATTTAAGTGAAGAACAGCGGTTAAGAAATCTATTTTGGATTGATGCAAAAAGTATCAATGATTATCTTAGCTTTAATGATGTAGTTTCATTTGATACCACTTACATAAAAAGCAATGACAAGTTGCCGTTTGCACCTTTTGTTGGAGTGAATCATCACTCTCAGCCTATTTTGCTTGGATGTGCATTGGTTGCTGATGAGAGTAAACCAACATTTGTTTGGTTAATGAAGACATGGCTTAGAGCTATGGGTGGGCAAGCTCCCAAGGTTATAATCACTGATCAAGACAAAGCCTTGAAGGCAGCAATTGAAGAAGTCTTTCCGAATGTACGTCATTGTTTTTCTCTTTGCCACATACTAGAGAGGATACCAGAAAATCTCTCTTTTGTGATCAAACAACACAACAACttcttacaaaaatttaataagtgcATTTTTAAATCGACAGAGGACCAGTTTGACATGAGATGGTGGAAAATGGTCAGCATATATGAACTCCAAGATGATGTTTGGTTTCAGTCATTGTATGAGGACCGGAAAAAGTGGGTGCCGACTTACATGGGGGATACCTTTTTAGCTGGAATGTCTACACCTCAGCGCTCTGAAAGTACGAGCTCTTTCTTTGACAAATATATTCATAAGAAAATTACCCTCAAGGAGTTTGTAAAACAGTATGGGATAATTCTGCAGAATAGgtatgatgaagaagccattgcGGATTTTGAATCATTGCACAAGCAGCCAGCACTTAAATCTCCTTCACCTTGGGAAAAGCAAATGTCAACAATTTATACGCATgcaatatttaagaaatttcaAGTTGAAGTTCTGGGTGTAGCTGGTTGTCAATCTAGGATAGATGTTGGAGATGGAACTCTTGCAAAGTTCATAGTTCAAGATTATGAGAAGGATGAAGAGTTTTTGGTAACTTGGAATGAAATGAGCTCAGAGGTCTCTTGCTTTTGTCGATTGTTTGAATATAAAGGTTTCCTCTGCAGGCATGCTTTGAGTGTTCTGCAACGTTGTGGTTGTTCAAGTGTTCCATCTCATTATATCTTGAAGAGGTGGACGAAAGATGCCAAAATTAAGGAATCAGTGGCTGATAGGACAAGAAGGATACAAACTAGGGTGCAGCGTTATAATGACTTGTGTAAACGAGCCATCGATTTAAGTGAAGAAGGATCATTATCTGAAGAGAATTACAATGTTGTTTTTCGTGCACTTGTTGACGCCTTGAAGAACTGTGTATTGGTGAATAATTGTAACAACAACGGTGCAGAAACTAGCAACAATGCCTATGGCCTTCGTGAAACAGAAGAAAATCAGGGTCCTCTTGCTTTGAAACCAAATAAAAAGAGGAACGCAGCTAGGAAAAGAAAG GCACAATTAGAGCAGGATGTTATACTTGTTAATGCTCAAGATAGCCTGCAGCAAATG GATAATCTCAGCTCGGATGCAATGACCCTTAATGGATATTATGGTACCCAGCAGAATGTGCAAGGACTG GTACAATTGAACTTAATGGAGCCGCCTCATGATGGCTACTATGTTAATCAACAGGGCATGCAAGGCCTG GGAGGGCAATTGGAATTTCGTCCATCAACTACTTTTGGATATAGCCTTCAG GATGAACCTGATCCCCAGTTTCATGGCAACAGTTCAAGAAATACTtag
- the LOC108326414 gene encoding protein FAR-RED IMPAIRED RESPONSE 1 isoform X1 — translation MGDALNEVQHRGGVPASSPKRDIALFEGDKDFEPHNGIEFESHEAAYLFYQEYAKSMGFTTSIKNSRRSKKTKEFIDAKFACSRYGVTPEFDSGSSRRPSVKKTDCKACMHVKRKPDGKWIIHEFIKEHNHELLPALAYHFRIHRNVKLAEKNNIDILNAVSERTRKMYVEMSRQSGGCQNIGSFVSDINYQFDRGQYLALEEGDAQIMLEYFKHVQKESPNFFYSIDLSEEQRLRNLFWIDAKSINDYLSFNDVVSFDTTYIKSNDKLPFAPFVGVNHHSQPILLGCALVADESKPTFVWLMKTWLRAMGGQAPKVIITDQDKALKAAIEEVFPNVRHCFSLCHILERIPENLSFVIKQHNNFLQKFNKCIFKSTEDQFDMRWWKMVSIYELQDDVWFQSLYEDRKKWVPTYMGDTFLAGMSTPQRSESTSSFFDKYIHKKITLKEFVKQYGIILQNRYDEEAIADFESLHKQPALKSPSPWEKQMSTIYTHAIFKKFQVEVLGVAGCQSRIDVGDGTLAKFIVQDYEKDEEFLVTWNEMSSEVSCFCRLFEYKGFLCRHALSVLQRCGCSSVPSHYILKRWTKDAKIKESVADRTRRIQTRVQRYNDLCKRAIDLSEEGSLSEENYNVVFRALVDALKNCVLVNNCNNNGAETSNNAYGLRETEENQGPLALKPNKKRNAARKRKAQLEQDVILVNAQDSLQQMDNLSSDAMTLNGYYGTQQNVQGLQVQLNLMEPPHDGYYVNQQGMQGLGPLNSMAPSHDGFFGTQQGIHGLGGQLEFRPSTTFGYSLQDEPDPQFHGNSSRNT, via the exons ATGGGTGATGCACTAAATGAAGTGCAGCACAGGGGTGGTGTACCCGCTTCTTCTCCCAAGAGGGACATTGCATTGTTTGAAGGAGACAAGGATTTTGAGCCGCACAATGGCATTGAATTTGAATCCCATGAAGCagcatatttattttatcaggAATATGCCAAATCTATGGGATTCACTACTTCAATAAAAAACAGCAGACGTtcgaagaaaacaaaagaatttaTTGATGCCAAATTTGCATGCTCTAGGTATGGAGTTACGCCTGAGTTTGACAGTGGCAGCAGTCGAAGACCAAGTGTAAAGAAAACAGATTGCAAAGCTTGCATGCACGTGAAGAGAAAGCCAGATGGAAAATGGATCATTCACGAATTTATAAAGGAACATAATCATGAACTTTTACCAGCTTTGGCATATCATTTTCGGATTCATAGAAATGTGAAATTAGCTGAAAAGAATAATATTGATATCTTGAATGCTGTTAGTGAACGCACCAGAAAGATGTATGTTGAAATGTCAAGGCAATCTGGAGGCTGTCAAAACATCGGGTCTTTTGTGAGTGATATAAACTATCAGTTTGACAGAGGCCAGTATCTGGCTTTGGAAGAGGGAGATGCCCAAATTATGCTTGAGTATTTTAAGCATGTGCAAAAGGAGAGTCCCAACTTCTTCTATTCTATAGATTTAAGTGAAGAACAGCGGTTAAGAAATCTATTTTGGATTGATGCAAAAAGTATCAATGATTATCTTAGCTTTAATGATGTAGTTTCATTTGATACCACTTACATAAAAAGCAATGACAAGTTGCCGTTTGCACCTTTTGTTGGAGTGAATCATCACTCTCAGCCTATTTTGCTTGGATGTGCATTGGTTGCTGATGAGAGTAAACCAACATTTGTTTGGTTAATGAAGACATGGCTTAGAGCTATGGGTGGGCAAGCTCCCAAGGTTATAATCACTGATCAAGACAAAGCCTTGAAGGCAGCAATTGAAGAAGTCTTTCCGAATGTACGTCATTGTTTTTCTCTTTGCCACATACTAGAGAGGATACCAGAAAATCTCTCTTTTGTGATCAAACAACACAACAACttcttacaaaaatttaataagtgcATTTTTAAATCGACAGAGGACCAGTTTGACATGAGATGGTGGAAAATGGTCAGCATATATGAACTCCAAGATGATGTTTGGTTTCAGTCATTGTATGAGGACCGGAAAAAGTGGGTGCCGACTTACATGGGGGATACCTTTTTAGCTGGAATGTCTACACCTCAGCGCTCTGAAAGTACGAGCTCTTTCTTTGACAAATATATTCATAAGAAAATTACCCTCAAGGAGTTTGTAAAACAGTATGGGATAATTCTGCAGAATAGgtatgatgaagaagccattgcGGATTTTGAATCATTGCACAAGCAGCCAGCACTTAAATCTCCTTCACCTTGGGAAAAGCAAATGTCAACAATTTATACGCATgcaatatttaagaaatttcaAGTTGAAGTTCTGGGTGTAGCTGGTTGTCAATCTAGGATAGATGTTGGAGATGGAACTCTTGCAAAGTTCATAGTTCAAGATTATGAGAAGGATGAAGAGTTTTTGGTAACTTGGAATGAAATGAGCTCAGAGGTCTCTTGCTTTTGTCGATTGTTTGAATATAAAGGTTTCCTCTGCAGGCATGCTTTGAGTGTTCTGCAACGTTGTGGTTGTTCAAGTGTTCCATCTCATTATATCTTGAAGAGGTGGACGAAAGATGCCAAAATTAAGGAATCAGTGGCTGATAGGACAAGAAGGATACAAACTAGGGTGCAGCGTTATAATGACTTGTGTAAACGAGCCATCGATTTAAGTGAAGAAGGATCATTATCTGAAGAGAATTACAATGTTGTTTTTCGTGCACTTGTTGACGCCTTGAAGAACTGTGTATTGGTGAATAATTGTAACAACAACGGTGCAGAAACTAGCAACAATGCCTATGGCCTTCGTGAAACAGAAGAAAATCAGGGTCCTCTTGCTTTGAAACCAAATAAAAAGAGGAACGCAGCTAGGAAAAGAAAG GCACAATTAGAGCAGGATGTTATACTTGTTAATGCTCAAGATAGCCTGCAGCAAATG GATAATCTCAGCTCGGATGCAATGACCCTTAATGGATATTATGGTACCCAGCAGAATGTGCAAGGACTG CAGGTACAATTGAACTTAATGGAGCCGCCTCATGATGGCTACTATGTTAATCAACAGGGCATGCAAGGCCTG GGTCCTTTGAATTCCATGGCTCCAAGCCATGATGGGTTTTTTGGAACACAGCAAGGAATTCATGGGCTG GGAGGGCAATTGGAATTTCGTCCATCAACTACTTTTGGATATAGCCTTCAG GATGAACCTGATCCCCAGTTTCATGGCAACAGTTCAAGAAATACTtag
- the LOC108326414 gene encoding protein FAR-RED IMPAIRED RESPONSE 1 isoform X2: MGDALNEVQHRGGVPASSPKRDIALFEGDKDFEPHNGIEFESHEAAYLFYQEYAKSMGFTTSIKNSRRSKKTKEFIDAKFACSRYGVTPEFDSGSSRRPSVKKTDCKACMHVKRKPDGKWIIHEFIKEHNHELLPALAYHFRIHRNVKLAEKNNIDILNAVSERTRKMYVEMSRQSGGCQNIGSFVSDINYQFDRGQYLALEEGDAQIMLEYFKHVQKESPNFFYSIDLSEEQRLRNLFWIDAKSINDYLSFNDVVSFDTTYIKSNDKLPFAPFVGVNHHSQPILLGCALVADESKPTFVWLMKTWLRAMGGQAPKVIITDQDKALKAAIEEVFPNVRHCFSLCHILERIPENLSFVIKQHNNFLQKFNKCIFKSTEDQFDMRWWKMVSIYELQDDVWFQSLYEDRKKWVPTYMGDTFLAGMSTPQRSESTSSFFDKYIHKKITLKEFVKQYGIILQNRYDEEAIADFESLHKQPALKSPSPWEKQMSTIYTHAIFKKFQVEVLGVAGCQSRIDVGDGTLAKFIVQDYEKDEEFLVTWNEMSSEVSCFCRLFEYKGFLCRHALSVLQRCGCSSVPSHYILKRWTKDAKIKESVADRTRRIQTRVQRYNDLCKRAIDLSEEGSLSEENYNVVFRALVDALKNCVLVNNCNNNGAETSNNAYGLRETEENQGPLALKPNKKRNAARKRKAQLEQDVILVNAQDSLQQMDNLSSDAMTLNGYYGTQQNVQGLVQLNLMEPPHDGYYVNQQGMQGLGPLNSMAPSHDGFFGTQQGIHGLGGQLEFRPSTTFGYSLQDEPDPQFHGNSSRNT; this comes from the exons ATGGGTGATGCACTAAATGAAGTGCAGCACAGGGGTGGTGTACCCGCTTCTTCTCCCAAGAGGGACATTGCATTGTTTGAAGGAGACAAGGATTTTGAGCCGCACAATGGCATTGAATTTGAATCCCATGAAGCagcatatttattttatcaggAATATGCCAAATCTATGGGATTCACTACTTCAATAAAAAACAGCAGACGTtcgaagaaaacaaaagaatttaTTGATGCCAAATTTGCATGCTCTAGGTATGGAGTTACGCCTGAGTTTGACAGTGGCAGCAGTCGAAGACCAAGTGTAAAGAAAACAGATTGCAAAGCTTGCATGCACGTGAAGAGAAAGCCAGATGGAAAATGGATCATTCACGAATTTATAAAGGAACATAATCATGAACTTTTACCAGCTTTGGCATATCATTTTCGGATTCATAGAAATGTGAAATTAGCTGAAAAGAATAATATTGATATCTTGAATGCTGTTAGTGAACGCACCAGAAAGATGTATGTTGAAATGTCAAGGCAATCTGGAGGCTGTCAAAACATCGGGTCTTTTGTGAGTGATATAAACTATCAGTTTGACAGAGGCCAGTATCTGGCTTTGGAAGAGGGAGATGCCCAAATTATGCTTGAGTATTTTAAGCATGTGCAAAAGGAGAGTCCCAACTTCTTCTATTCTATAGATTTAAGTGAAGAACAGCGGTTAAGAAATCTATTTTGGATTGATGCAAAAAGTATCAATGATTATCTTAGCTTTAATGATGTAGTTTCATTTGATACCACTTACATAAAAAGCAATGACAAGTTGCCGTTTGCACCTTTTGTTGGAGTGAATCATCACTCTCAGCCTATTTTGCTTGGATGTGCATTGGTTGCTGATGAGAGTAAACCAACATTTGTTTGGTTAATGAAGACATGGCTTAGAGCTATGGGTGGGCAAGCTCCCAAGGTTATAATCACTGATCAAGACAAAGCCTTGAAGGCAGCAATTGAAGAAGTCTTTCCGAATGTACGTCATTGTTTTTCTCTTTGCCACATACTAGAGAGGATACCAGAAAATCTCTCTTTTGTGATCAAACAACACAACAACttcttacaaaaatttaataagtgcATTTTTAAATCGACAGAGGACCAGTTTGACATGAGATGGTGGAAAATGGTCAGCATATATGAACTCCAAGATGATGTTTGGTTTCAGTCATTGTATGAGGACCGGAAAAAGTGGGTGCCGACTTACATGGGGGATACCTTTTTAGCTGGAATGTCTACACCTCAGCGCTCTGAAAGTACGAGCTCTTTCTTTGACAAATATATTCATAAGAAAATTACCCTCAAGGAGTTTGTAAAACAGTATGGGATAATTCTGCAGAATAGgtatgatgaagaagccattgcGGATTTTGAATCATTGCACAAGCAGCCAGCACTTAAATCTCCTTCACCTTGGGAAAAGCAAATGTCAACAATTTATACGCATgcaatatttaagaaatttcaAGTTGAAGTTCTGGGTGTAGCTGGTTGTCAATCTAGGATAGATGTTGGAGATGGAACTCTTGCAAAGTTCATAGTTCAAGATTATGAGAAGGATGAAGAGTTTTTGGTAACTTGGAATGAAATGAGCTCAGAGGTCTCTTGCTTTTGTCGATTGTTTGAATATAAAGGTTTCCTCTGCAGGCATGCTTTGAGTGTTCTGCAACGTTGTGGTTGTTCAAGTGTTCCATCTCATTATATCTTGAAGAGGTGGACGAAAGATGCCAAAATTAAGGAATCAGTGGCTGATAGGACAAGAAGGATACAAACTAGGGTGCAGCGTTATAATGACTTGTGTAAACGAGCCATCGATTTAAGTGAAGAAGGATCATTATCTGAAGAGAATTACAATGTTGTTTTTCGTGCACTTGTTGACGCCTTGAAGAACTGTGTATTGGTGAATAATTGTAACAACAACGGTGCAGAAACTAGCAACAATGCCTATGGCCTTCGTGAAACAGAAGAAAATCAGGGTCCTCTTGCTTTGAAACCAAATAAAAAGAGGAACGCAGCTAGGAAAAGAAAG GCACAATTAGAGCAGGATGTTATACTTGTTAATGCTCAAGATAGCCTGCAGCAAATG GATAATCTCAGCTCGGATGCAATGACCCTTAATGGATATTATGGTACCCAGCAGAATGTGCAAGGACTG GTACAATTGAACTTAATGGAGCCGCCTCATGATGGCTACTATGTTAATCAACAGGGCATGCAAGGCCTG GGTCCTTTGAATTCCATGGCTCCAAGCCATGATGGGTTTTTTGGAACACAGCAAGGAATTCATGGGCTG GGAGGGCAATTGGAATTTCGTCCATCAACTACTTTTGGATATAGCCTTCAG GATGAACCTGATCCCCAGTTTCATGGCAACAGTTCAAGAAATACTtag